Proteins from one Bacteroides zhangwenhongii genomic window:
- a CDS encoding calcium/sodium antiporter, with translation MNILFLIGGLILILLGANGLTDGSASVAKRFRIPPIVIGLTIVAFGTSAPELTVSVSSALKGSADIAIGNVVGSNIFNTLMIVGCTALFAPIVITRNTLRKEIPLCILSSIILLVCANDVFLDKASENILNRVDGLLLLCFFAIFMGYTFAIASSGPSKPIADNAQPAKHSTEEEEIKSLPWWKSTLYIIGGLAALIYGGQLFVDGATGIARSLGVSESIIGLTLVAGGTSLPELATSIVAALKKNPEIAIGNVIGSNLFNIFFVLGCSASITPLHLNGITNFDLFTLVGSGILLWFFGLFFAKRTITRIEGSIMVACYIAYTLVLIYNT, from the coding sequence ATGAATATATTATTTCTTATAGGGGGACTTATCCTCATTCTGCTAGGTGCCAACGGATTAACAGACGGTTCCGCCTCAGTAGCCAAACGCTTTCGCATTCCGCCTATCGTTATCGGGCTTACTATTGTCGCATTCGGAACTTCTGCCCCAGAACTGACGGTCAGCGTTTCTTCCGCTCTCAAAGGCAGTGCGGACATCGCTATCGGTAATGTAGTGGGAAGCAATATTTTCAATACATTGATGATCGTAGGCTGCACCGCCCTATTTGCCCCGATTGTCATCACCCGTAATACGCTCAGAAAAGAAATACCGCTCTGCATACTCTCTTCAATCATTTTATTGGTTTGTGCCAACGATGTCTTTCTGGATAAGGCATCAGAGAATATTCTAAATAGAGTAGACGGTCTGTTATTGCTTTGCTTTTTCGCCATCTTTATGGGATATACATTTGCTATCGCTTCCTCTGGTCCTTCCAAGCCTATAGCGGACAATGCACAGCCAGCCAAGCACTCCACCGAAGAAGAGGAAATCAAATCGCTCCCCTGGTGGAAATCCACTCTATATATCATCGGCGGTCTGGCTGCACTTATATATGGAGGACAGTTATTTGTCGATGGAGCCACTGGTATTGCCCGCAGTCTGGGAGTCAGTGAATCGATTATCGGCCTGACTTTGGTAGCGGGAGGCACTTCTCTGCCCGAACTTGCCACTTCCATCGTTGCCGCATTGAAGAAAAATCCGGAGATTGCCATCGGTAATGTAATAGGAAGCAATCTTTTCAATATCTTCTTCGTATTGGGATGCAGTGCAAGTATCACCCCGCTCCATCTTAACGGAATTACCAACTTCGACTTATTCACATTAGTAGGTTCCGGTATCCTGCTCTGGTTCTTCGGGCTATTCTTCGCCAAACGAACGATTACACGGATAGAGGGAAGTATCATGGTGGCTTGTTATATAGCTTATACATTAGTATTGATTTATAATACTTAA
- a CDS encoding mechanosensitive ion channel family protein: MEINKIKRLVLILLMSFATIGVQAQLEQAVKKIFAGDSITGVHASMKQESDSAYVANLQKTLETARLNEANMRMEMEQMKLQMAAADSVKYAQQRQRIDSLRQFTKGIPVVADGDTLFYLYTKRGGYTPQQRAQMTGSAIEELGRRFNLRPDSVSVDHSDIVSDLMYGNKVLLSLTDQDALWEGVSRDSLANERRQNVVDKLHEMKAEHGIWRMAKRILYFVLVIVGQYFLFRLTNWLFRKLKVRILRLKDTKIKPVSIQGYELLDAQKQANLLVFLASVGRYILMGLQLLFTVPLIFIIFPQTEGLAYRLLGYIWNPIRGIFVGIIDYIPKLFTIIVIWYAVKYLVRFVLYLAREVEGGRLKINGFYPDWAMPTFHIIRFLLYAFMIAMIYPYLPGSNSGVFQGISVFVGLIVSLGSSTVIGNIIAGLVITYMRPFKIGDRIQLNDTTGNIIEKTPLVTRIRTPKNEVVTVPNSFVMSSHTVNYSTSAREYGLIIHSEVSIGYDIPWRKVNELLIDAALNTPGVVDDPRPFVLETSLSDWYPVYQVNAYIKEADKMPQIYSNLHQNIQDKFNEAGIEIMSPHYMAMRDGNETTIPKDDLRNTSPTDKAAQESKPK, encoded by the coding sequence ATGGAAATAAATAAAATAAAGCGGTTGGTGCTGATATTGTTGATGTCTTTTGCAACAATTGGGGTACAAGCGCAGTTGGAGCAGGCTGTCAAAAAGATATTTGCAGGGGATAGTATAACCGGTGTACATGCTTCTATGAAACAGGAATCGGACTCTGCCTATGTGGCAAATTTGCAAAAGACATTGGAGACTGCCCGGCTTAATGAGGCGAATATGCGGATGGAGATGGAACAGATGAAGCTTCAGATGGCCGCAGCCGATTCGGTGAAGTATGCCCAGCAACGACAACGCATCGATTCTTTGCGTCAGTTTACCAAAGGCATCCCTGTAGTGGCGGATGGCGATACTTTATTTTATCTTTATACAAAACGGGGTGGGTATACTCCTCAACAACGGGCGCAAATGACCGGTAGCGCCATTGAAGAATTGGGAAGGCGCTTCAATCTCCGTCCCGATTCGGTTTCTGTAGACCATTCGGATATTGTTTCCGATTTGATGTATGGCAATAAGGTGTTGCTATCCCTTACGGATCAGGACGCTTTATGGGAGGGCGTTTCCCGTGATTCTCTGGCGAATGAGAGACGGCAGAACGTTGTTGACAAACTGCACGAGATGAAAGCGGAACACGGGATTTGGCGAATGGCAAAACGTATTCTCTATTTTGTATTGGTGATTGTAGGCCAGTATTTTTTATTCCGTCTTACCAATTGGTTGTTCCGTAAGTTGAAAGTACGCATTCTGCGCTTGAAAGATACGAAGATAAAACCGGTGTCGATTCAAGGATATGAATTGTTGGATGCACAGAAGCAGGCGAATCTGTTAGTCTTTCTAGCCAGTGTAGGGCGGTATATCCTTATGGGATTGCAATTACTGTTTACCGTACCGCTGATTTTTATTATTTTCCCACAGACGGAAGGGTTGGCTTATCGTCTGCTCGGTTATATCTGGAATCCGATTCGTGGAATCTTTGTCGGTATCATTGACTACATTCCTAAACTGTTTACCATTATTGTGATCTGGTATGCAGTGAAATATCTGGTGCGTTTCGTGTTGTATCTGGCACGTGAAGTAGAGGGAGGGCGTCTTAAGATCAACGGCTTTTATCCGGATTGGGCAATGCCGACGTTCCATATTATCCGTTTTCTGCTCTATGCCTTTATGATTGCGATGATTTATCCCTACTTGCCGGGTTCCAACTCCGGAGTATTTCAGGGAATATCGGTGTTTGTCGGCTTGATTGTCTCACTCGGTTCGAGTACGGTTATCGGCAACATCATTGCCGGATTGGTGATTACTTATATGCGTCCGTTCAAGATAGGAGATCGGATTCAGTTGAATGATACTACAGGGAACATTATTGAGAAAACTCCGCTTGTCACCCGTATCCGTACGCCTAAGAATGAGGTGGTCACTGTACCCAACTCTTTCGTCATGTCGTCTCATACCGTGAACTATAGCACGTCAGCACGTGAATACGGGCTGATTATTCATTCTGAGGTGTCCATTGGTTATGATATCCCTTGGCGGAAAGTAAATGAATTGTTGATTGATGCGGCATTGAATACTCCCGGTGTAGTGGACGACCCGCGTCCGTTTGTTCTGGAAACTTCTTTAAGTGACTGGTATCCGGTATATCAGGTGAATGCTTATATCAAGGAAGCTGATAAAATGCCTCAGATTTATTCAAACCTGCATCAGAATATTCAGGATAAATTTAATGAGGCGGGTATTGAGATCATGTCACCGCATTATATGGCTATGCGAGATGGTAATGAAACGACGATTCCGAAAGATGATTTGAGAAATACAAGTCCTACAGATAAGGCTGCTCAAGAAAGTAAGCCGAAATGA
- a CDS encoding DUF2961 domain-containing protein translates to MKRSIFFICFVVFGAVSLLATGSIVSTVQPGWQVDSISYGISRMVDIASLPLLDRGTSVHYEGSIDKRGKNADWDWSLYQDQRGEWVIFDAEGPGCIYNLVQHRYMSSSDPLFRFYFDGEETPRFSLRLSEFGEKEPFIKPLAESYIGPFDNGRGPIRVARSFVPMPFNKGCRVTTDVKLEGYDRTKGEGGWGHIVYHTYTDNGINTFTGKENYDTLIQLWKKQGSGFLCDDQLVYHRKSEQKVNAGECITLLDEKGEGVIGSLKFYLPAINEQHLQDVWIHMFWDAHQQPDISCPLACLGGNSLGFHDTNYLLSGYNTDGWFYNYFPMPYWKHVKIMIENRSGVPVSLGFSEIAVSRSVYPTSNTGYFRNTPYYTRKHVAGTDSPIAAIQGRGKMVAAHITCHAERSHIISCEGDVRVYIDGKRTPQVESDGSESYVCYGWGFPTPPEVHPMGGYDGLPDNPWSMTRFCIGDSYPFYSELKFGIESGEYNNQYLEHSGTIFYYGQDKSVLVKTDSLNLSSPHAIKQHSYKAMGNVRKTKLESFFEGKEDSVLCMGEVVRFKNCSSFRVNILSQNEGVRLRRLSDQNDTRQAARVFVDGEEVIERLWYVADSNPYKRWLEDDFEIPARYTKGKKSLNIRIVPVSMSKEGRIAWNEAEYQVFCYII, encoded by the coding sequence ATGAAAAGAAGTATTTTTTTTATTTGTTTTGTTGTTTTCGGAGCTGTGTCACTGTTGGCAACTGGTTCAATAGTCTCTACAGTGCAGCCGGGTTGGCAGGTCGATAGTATATCTTATGGTATATCCCGAATGGTAGATATTGCATCTTTACCCCTGTTAGATCGTGGAACCTCGGTCCACTATGAAGGTAGCATTGATAAAAGAGGAAAGAATGCCGACTGGGATTGGAGCCTTTATCAGGATCAACGTGGAGAATGGGTAATATTTGATGCCGAGGGTCCGGGATGTATTTATAACCTTGTACAACATCGCTATATGAGTTCAAGTGATCCGCTTTTTCGCTTTTATTTTGATGGAGAAGAAACACCTCGTTTTAGTTTACGTTTATCTGAATTCGGAGAGAAGGAGCCCTTTATTAAGCCTTTGGCTGAAAGCTATATTGGTCCGTTTGATAATGGAAGAGGACCCATACGTGTGGCACGAAGCTTTGTGCCGATGCCGTTTAACAAGGGTTGTCGTGTAACCACTGATGTGAAACTGGAAGGTTATGACAGAACAAAAGGTGAAGGAGGTTGGGGACATATTGTATACCACACTTATACGGACAATGGAATCAATACATTTACCGGGAAGGAAAATTATGATACTTTGATACAATTATGGAAAAAACAGGGAAGCGGTTTTTTGTGTGATGATCAATTGGTATATCATCGAAAGTCGGAACAAAAGGTCAATGCTGGCGAATGTATTACTTTATTGGATGAAAAAGGAGAGGGAGTTATCGGGTCTTTAAAATTTTATCTTCCGGCGATTAATGAGCAGCACTTGCAGGATGTGTGGATTCATATGTTTTGGGATGCTCATCAACAACCCGACATTTCTTGTCCTTTGGCTTGTCTGGGAGGTAACTCTTTGGGTTTTCACGATACTAACTATTTACTGTCCGGATATAACACGGACGGTTGGTTCTATAATTATTTTCCAATGCCATATTGGAAGCATGTGAAGATAATGATTGAAAATCGTAGTGGCGTTCCTGTTTCTTTGGGATTTTCAGAAATAGCAGTTTCCCGCTCGGTTTATCCTACATCTAATACCGGATACTTTCGTAATACACCATATTATACACGAAAACATGTGGCAGGAACAGATAGTCCGATAGCTGCTATTCAAGGAAGAGGAAAAATGGTTGCCGCTCATATCACATGTCATGCCGAACGCTCGCATATTATTTCTTGCGAAGGGGATGTTCGTGTATATATTGACGGCAAACGGACACCGCAAGTTGAGAGTGACGGTTCTGAAAGTTATGTTTGTTATGGCTGGGGATTCCCGACTCCACCTGAAGTACATCCGATGGGTGGGTATGACGGTCTTCCGGATAATCCTTGGTCTATGACTCGTTTTTGTATTGGTGATAGTTATCCTTTCTATTCGGAGTTAAAGTTTGGAATAGAGTCGGGAGAATATAACAATCAGTATTTGGAACATTCGGGTACTATCTTTTATTATGGTCAGGATAAAAGTGTGTTGGTGAAAACCGATAGTTTGAATTTGAGTTCTCCGCATGCTATTAAACAGCATTCTTATAAGGCTATGGGCAATGTGCGGAAAACAAAACTGGAAAGTTTTTTTGAAGGGAAAGAGGACAGTGTTTTATGCATGGGAGAAGTTGTCCGGTTCAAGAACTGTAGTAGCTTCAGAGTGAATATCCTTTCTCAAAATGAAGGAGTGCGCTTGCGTAGATTGAGTGATCAAAACGATACCCGGCAAGCTGCACGTGTTTTTGTTGATGGTGAAGAGGTTATAGAACGTTTATGGTATGTAGCTGATAGCAATCCTTATAAACGCTGGCTGGAAGATGATTTTGAAATTCCAGCCAGATATACTAAGGGAAAGAAATCTTTAAATATTCGTATTGTTCCTGTTTCTATGTCTAAGGAGGGGAGGATTGCTTGGAATGAGGCAGAGTATCAGGTCTTTTGTTATATTATTTAA